Proteins from one Lepidochelys kempii isolate rLepKem1 chromosome 6, rLepKem1.hap2, whole genome shotgun sequence genomic window:
- the DIO3 gene encoding thyroxine 5-deiodinase — MLHSLGVHTLQLLTQVAACILLFPRFLLTALMLWLLDFLCIRKKVLLMGSRAEEEEACPGQELPPDDPPVCVSDSNRMFTLESLKAVWHGQKLDFFKSAHVGSAAPNPEVIQLDGQKRLRILDYARGKRPLILNFGSCTUPPFMARLRSFQRLTAHFVDIADFLLVYIEEAHPSDGWVSSDAAYQIPKHQCLQDRLRAAQLMQEGAPGCPLAVDTMDNASSAAYGAFFERLYIIQEEVVMYQGGRGPEGYKISELRSWLDQYKNRLQSPSTVVIHV; from the coding sequence ATGCTCCACTCCCTCGGCGTTCACACCTTGCAGCTGCTCACCCAGGTCGCTGCCTGCATCCTCCTGTTCCCCCGCTTCCTGCTTACCGCGCTGATGCTCTGGctcctggattttctgtgcatCAGGAAGAAGGTGCTGCTGATGGGTAGCAgggcggaggaggaggaagccTGTCCTGGCCAGGAGCTGCCCCCGGACGACCCCCCAGTCTGCGTGTCCGACTCTAACCGCATGTTCACCCTGGAGTCCCTGAAAGCCGTGTGGCACGGGCAGAAGCTGGACTTCTTCAAGTCAGCCCACGTGGGCTCCGCCGCCCCCAACCCCGAAGTCATCCAGCTGGACGGGCAGAAGCGGCTCAGGATCCTGGATTACGCCCGAGGCAAGAGACCCCTGATCCTCAACTTTGGGAGCTGCACCTGACCTCCCTTCATGGCTCGCCTGAGGTCCTTCCAGCGCCTAACTGCGCACTTCGTGGACATCGCTGACTTCCTGCTGGTGTACATCGAAGAGGCTCACCCCTCCGACGGCTGGGTCAGCTCGGACGCAGCCTACCAGATCCCCAAGCACCAGTGCCTCCAAGACCGGCTGAGGGCGGCTCAGCTGATGCAGGAAGGGGCGCctggctgccccctggcagtggaCACCATGGACAATGCTTCCAGCGCCGCCTATGGAGCCTTCTTTGAAAGGCTCTACATCATCCAGGAGGAGGTGGTGATGTACCAGGGAGGCAGAGGACCAGAGGGCTACAAGATCTCCGAACTGCGGAGCTGGCTCGACCAGTACAAAAACCGGCTCCAGAGCCCCAGTACGGTGGTCATCCACGTGTAA